A single window of Pseudarthrobacter psychrotolerans DNA harbors:
- a CDS encoding septum formation family protein: MDNQELRPIPPKPPAPPTAGLPQVAVPAPAMEGPARKPRRVASTFLKTLFVVVLIGVVGGLVWLAAWLDSGAQETSDDGGSGIVEISPTPRATPFPLPREGVEPPDYRLGDCFKDFDPAALRSTVVACDTGHSAQLVAVFRYPAVGSYPGRQALAAKALEACQAAKLAPAANQYTLNFQRAYPSSTSWESGDRRVDCYVTADGGNVINAGALP; the protein is encoded by the coding sequence ATGGACAACCAGGAATTGCGTCCCATCCCGCCCAAACCCCCTGCTCCGCCCACGGCGGGGTTGCCGCAGGTGGCGGTCCCGGCGCCTGCCATGGAGGGCCCGGCCCGGAAGCCCCGGCGGGTCGCATCAACATTCCTGAAGACCCTTTTTGTGGTGGTTCTGATCGGCGTGGTGGGAGGCCTGGTGTGGCTGGCCGCGTGGCTGGATTCCGGGGCGCAGGAGACGTCCGACGACGGCGGCTCCGGGATCGTGGAAATCTCGCCCACTCCCCGGGCCACCCCGTTCCCGCTCCCACGCGAGGGTGTGGAGCCGCCGGACTACCGTCTGGGCGACTGTTTCAAGGACTTTGATCCTGCGGCCTTGCGGTCAACGGTGGTGGCCTGCGATACCGGCCACTCGGCCCAGCTCGTCGCCGTCTTCCGCTACCCCGCCGTCGGCTCCTATCCGGGCCGCCAGGCCCTGGCCGCTAAGGCACTGGAAGCGTGCCAGGCGGCGAAGCTGGCACCGGCAGCGAACCAGTACACGCTGAACTTCCAGCGGGCCTACCCCAGCAGCACCAGTTGGGAATCGGGCGACCGGCGGGTGGATTGTTACGTCACGGCCGACGGCGGGAACGTCATCAACGCCGGCGCGCTGCCCTAA
- a CDS encoding LysR family transcriptional regulator: protein MNGWPMHLKYLRAFAVLAEELHFGRAAERLAVAQPQLSVWIRRLEQDLGVVLFDRNSRAVRLTDAGHAVHGPILKTLESASLIERAAMLGSSAVVGQVVVGYAGASSRDVVPPLAKAVRAAEPGIELKLKSLVYGGLAPAQVSAGAIDVGFARLPVRDKGVRTRVFAHERILVALPEDHPLASAEAVALKDLASEPFVAFPATIGSNLWDATTRLALEEGFSPRVMQEAPDSYAVLSLVAAGVGVSLTLSSVRHINPPGLVYRELAGPPTYLAVAVVWRDHGIGRATQAVLDIFEQIMPTPADPPGRILG from the coding sequence ATGAATGGCTGGCCGATGCACCTGAAGTACCTCCGTGCGTTTGCAGTCCTCGCCGAGGAACTGCACTTTGGCCGCGCCGCGGAGCGGCTGGCCGTGGCGCAACCGCAGCTCAGCGTGTGGATCCGCAGGCTGGAACAGGATCTCGGCGTCGTACTTTTTGACCGTAACTCCCGGGCTGTCCGCCTGACCGACGCAGGGCACGCAGTCCATGGGCCCATCCTGAAGACGCTCGAAAGTGCCAGCCTCATCGAGCGCGCTGCGATGCTGGGCAGCTCCGCCGTGGTGGGGCAGGTGGTGGTGGGTTATGCAGGCGCCAGCAGCCGGGATGTGGTGCCGCCGTTGGCCAAGGCCGTCCGTGCTGCTGAGCCGGGCATCGAGCTGAAGCTGAAGTCTCTGGTGTACGGCGGCCTGGCACCGGCCCAAGTGTCTGCCGGCGCCATCGACGTCGGATTCGCCCGCCTGCCGGTGCGGGACAAGGGCGTCCGGACGCGGGTGTTCGCCCATGAACGCATCCTGGTTGCCCTGCCCGAGGACCACCCTCTGGCGTCAGCTGAGGCTGTGGCCCTCAAGGATCTTGCCAGCGAGCCCTTTGTGGCCTTCCCGGCAACCATCGGCTCGAACCTTTGGGACGCCACCACGCGGCTGGCCCTCGAAGAGGGGTTTTCGCCGCGGGTGATGCAGGAAGCGCCCGACTCCTACGCCGTCCTGAGCCTCGTGGCCGCAGGAGTGGGCGTCTCGCTCACGTTGTCGTCGGTTCGGCACATCAATCCGCCGGGCCTGGTCTACCGGGAGCTGGCCGGGCCGCCGACGTACCTCGCCGTGGCGGTGGTGTGGCGGGACCATGGCATTGGCCGCGCCACCCAGGCGGTGCTGGACATCTTCGAGCAGATCATGCCGACCCCGGCCGACCCGCCCGGCCGCATCCTCGGCTGA
- the catC gene encoding muconolactone Delta-isomerase → MLFLVRMDVNLPADMPSEEGAAIKAVEKAYSQDLQQQGKWRHIWRVVGEYSNYSVFDAESNDELHNMLSGLPLFPYMDISVTPLAKHPSDIN, encoded by the coding sequence ATGCTCTTCCTGGTTCGCATGGACGTCAACCTTCCCGCTGACATGCCTTCTGAGGAGGGGGCCGCCATCAAAGCAGTGGAAAAGGCCTACTCCCAGGACCTGCAGCAGCAGGGCAAATGGCGCCACATCTGGCGCGTTGTAGGCGAGTACTCCAACTACTCGGTCTTTGATGCCGAAAGCAACGACGAACTGCACAACATGCTCTCGGGCCTGCCGCTGTTTCCGTACATGGACATTTCGGTCACGCCCCTGGCGAAGCACCCGTCAGACATCAACTGA
- a CDS encoding IS701 family transposase has translation MREWADGLEEIRELIGGRFARSEPRENAVAYLQGLLSSEERKNSWTLSERAGQVIPDRMQRLLSTTDWDPDALRDDLRSYVLRHLGSDEGILIVDETGFIKKGTRSAGVARQYSGTAGRIENSQIGVFLTYATAKGRTFLDRELYLPKAWTDDRARCATAGIPEDRAFATKPELAITMLTRALDAGVPATWVAGDAVYGQYYKLRKALEDRDVSYVLAVPMNQRVIAKTGNLGTEFRADDLIASLSGRAWRTRSAGQGAKGERRYAWARARINGGNDPEAEHWLLARRSLADPQDIAYWICHGPKRVSLAELVRVAGARWAIEETFQTAKGQTGLDHYQVRQWTGWYRHITLSMLAHAFLTVTRSKKGAHIHTTPGS, from the coding sequence GTGCGGGAGTGGGCGGACGGGCTCGAGGAGATCCGGGAGCTGATCGGTGGCCGGTTTGCCCGGTCGGAGCCGCGGGAGAACGCGGTGGCGTACCTGCAGGGCCTGCTTTCGTCCGAGGAACGAAAGAACTCCTGGACCCTGTCCGAGCGGGCCGGGCAGGTGATCCCGGACCGGATGCAGCGGCTGCTCTCGACCACGGACTGGGACCCGGACGCGTTGCGCGATGACCTGCGCTCCTACGTTCTCCGGCACCTCGGATCCGATGAGGGCATCCTGATCGTGGACGAGACAGGCTTCATCAAAAAGGGAACCCGCTCTGCCGGGGTGGCACGGCAGTACTCCGGAACCGCGGGCCGCATCGAGAACTCCCAGATCGGCGTGTTCCTCACCTACGCCACAGCGAAGGGGCGCACGTTCCTGGACCGGGAACTCTACCTGCCCAAGGCCTGGACCGATGACCGGGCCAGGTGCGCGACCGCCGGGATCCCCGAAGACCGCGCCTTCGCCACGAAGCCTGAACTGGCCATCACGATGCTCACCCGCGCCCTGGACGCCGGCGTGCCCGCGACGTGGGTGGCCGGGGACGCCGTCTACGGCCAGTACTACAAGCTGCGCAAGGCGCTGGAGGACCGGGACGTTTCCTACGTGCTCGCGGTGCCGATGAACCAGCGCGTCATCGCCAAAACCGGCAACCTCGGCACCGAGTTCCGTGCCGACGACCTCATCGCGTCCCTCTCCGGGCGGGCATGGCGGACGCGCTCCGCCGGCCAGGGCGCCAAGGGAGAGCGCCGCTACGCCTGGGCCCGCGCCCGGATCAACGGCGGCAACGACCCGGAGGCCGAACACTGGCTCCTGGCCCGGCGCTCCCTCGCCGACCCGCAGGACATCGCGTACTGGATCTGCCACGGACCCAAGAGAGTATCCCTGGCCGAACTCGTCCGGGTGGCCGGCGCCCGGTGGGCGATCGAGGAAACCTTCCAGACCGCCAAAGGCCAGACCGGGCTGGACCACTACCAGGTCAGGCAATGGACCGGCTGGTACCGGCACATCACCCTGTCCATGCTCGCCCACGCCTTCCTGACCGTGACCCGGTCAAAAAAGGGGGCCCACATCCACACGACGCCGGGCTCATAG
- a CDS encoding TIGR00366 family protein: MTKTMDRAELPVAKRAVGMQKVTGFFTELMRRYLPDPFVFAIILTILTVILAVVIEGQSIDDVTAAWGTGFWSLLAFTTQMAVILAMGYVLANAPVVERLLNAIVSHVETPRTAVVVATLVGAAGSYLNWGFGLVIGGIIAKKLALHVKGVHYPLIIAAAYSGFTMYGLGLSATIPMVISTPGHPMEKQMGLIPLAQTIFSLPMVITAVVVLVTLPLLNATLHPKPGQPVREIDRALHLSEPTKAVAVDVDTDTFASKLNNSRILALAIGALGMAYVVVHFIRGGGVDLNLINFFILFLGILLLGTPNAYLKQLNEGIKTISGIILQFPFYAGIMAIMAASGLVVTISGVFTSISTPETLPFWGLISSFLINFFAPSGGGHWMIQGPFMIDAANAIGASPAQTAMSVMLGNAWNDLVQPFWILPALALSKLKLKDIMGYTVIMMFWVGIIYIAAILLWGYLG; the protein is encoded by the coding sequence ATGACCAAAACTATGGACAGGGCCGAACTCCCCGTCGCCAAGCGTGCCGTTGGCATGCAGAAGGTGACCGGCTTCTTCACCGAGCTGATGCGGCGCTACCTGCCGGACCCCTTTGTCTTCGCCATCATCCTGACCATCCTGACGGTCATCCTCGCCGTTGTGATCGAAGGCCAGAGCATCGACGACGTCACGGCGGCCTGGGGCACCGGATTCTGGTCCCTGCTCGCCTTTACCACCCAGATGGCCGTCATCCTGGCCATGGGCTACGTCCTGGCCAACGCGCCGGTGGTGGAGCGTCTCCTCAACGCAATCGTCAGCCACGTGGAAACCCCGCGTACGGCTGTCGTCGTGGCGACGCTGGTGGGCGCCGCGGGGTCCTACCTCAACTGGGGCTTCGGCCTGGTCATCGGCGGAATCATCGCCAAGAAGCTTGCCCTGCACGTCAAGGGCGTCCACTACCCGCTGATTATCGCCGCCGCGTACAGCGGGTTCACCATGTACGGACTGGGGCTGTCCGCCACCATTCCCATGGTCATCTCGACGCCGGGCCACCCCATGGAAAAGCAGATGGGCCTCATCCCGCTGGCCCAGACCATCTTCTCGCTCCCCATGGTGATCACCGCCGTCGTAGTCCTGGTGACCCTGCCCCTGCTGAACGCCACGCTCCACCCCAAGCCCGGCCAGCCGGTCAGGGAAATCGACCGCGCGCTCCACCTCTCCGAGCCCACCAAAGCCGTTGCGGTGGACGTGGACACCGACACTTTCGCTTCCAAGCTCAACAACAGCCGGATCCTTGCCCTGGCAATCGGCGCGCTGGGCATGGCCTACGTGGTGGTGCACTTCATCCGCGGCGGCGGCGTTGACCTGAACCTGATCAACTTCTTTATCCTGTTCCTCGGCATCCTGCTGCTGGGCACTCCCAACGCTTACCTCAAGCAGCTCAACGAGGGCATCAAGACGATTTCCGGCATCATCCTCCAGTTCCCGTTCTACGCAGGCATCATGGCGATCATGGCCGCGTCGGGCCTGGTGGTCACCATCTCCGGCGTCTTCACCAGCATCTCCACCCCTGAGACCCTGCCGTTCTGGGGACTGATCAGCTCCTTCCTGATCAACTTCTTCGCCCCGTCCGGCGGTGGCCACTGGATGATCCAGGGGCCCTTTATGATCGACGCGGCAAACGCGATCGGCGCCTCGCCGGCCCAGACGGCCATGTCCGTCATGCTGGGCAACGCCTGGAACGACCTGGTCCAGCCCTTCTGGATCCTGCCGGCACTGGCGCTCTCAAAACTCAAACTCAAGGACATTATGGGTTACACCGTGATCATGATGTTCTGGGTTGGCATCATCTACATCGCCGCCATCCTGCTCTGGGGCTACCTGGGCTAA
- the purM gene encoding phosphoribosylformylglycinamidine cyclo-ligase has translation MTSATPAAGNNPLSPAGITYASAGVDVEAGDRAVELMKGAVKATHNSSVIGGVGGFAGLYDVSRLLTFKRPLLATSTDGVGTKVAIAQAMDIHDTIGFDLVGMVVDDIVVVGAEPLFMTDYIACGKVVPERIADIVRGIAAACSVAGTALVGGETAEHPGLLGEHEYDVAGAATGVVEASDLLGPDRVRAGDVVIGMASSGLHSNGYSLVRRVINHAGWALDRQVSELGRTLGEELLEPTRVYAADCLDLARAFPVNSANAVHGFSHVTGGGLAANLARVLPQGLVATVDRATWELPAIFKLVSELGNVPLADLERTLNLGVGMVAIVSAEAADAAVARLNDRGVPSWIMGTVTADSDSILKTGPDYVQGAKGVDGGAVRLVNAYA, from the coding sequence ATGACTTCCGCAACCCCCGCCGCCGGCAACAACCCACTGAGCCCCGCAGGCATCACCTACGCCTCCGCCGGTGTTGACGTTGAAGCCGGCGACCGCGCCGTGGAACTGATGAAAGGTGCCGTGAAGGCCACCCACAATTCCTCCGTCATCGGCGGTGTGGGCGGCTTCGCCGGCCTGTACGACGTCTCGCGGCTGCTGACCTTCAAGCGCCCGCTGCTGGCCACGTCCACCGACGGCGTGGGCACCAAGGTTGCCATCGCCCAGGCCATGGACATCCACGACACCATCGGCTTTGACCTGGTGGGCATGGTGGTGGACGACATCGTTGTGGTGGGCGCCGAGCCGCTCTTTATGACCGACTACATCGCCTGCGGCAAGGTTGTCCCGGAGCGAATCGCGGACATCGTCCGTGGCATCGCCGCAGCCTGCTCCGTCGCCGGCACCGCCCTGGTGGGCGGCGAAACCGCCGAGCACCCCGGCCTGCTGGGCGAGCACGAATACGATGTCGCCGGTGCCGCCACCGGTGTTGTCGAGGCCTCCGACCTGCTGGGCCCGGACCGCGTCCGCGCCGGCGACGTTGTGATCGGCATGGCCTCCTCCGGCCTGCACTCCAACGGCTACTCCCTGGTCCGCCGCGTCATCAACCACGCCGGCTGGGCACTGGACCGCCAGGTCTCCGAACTCGGCCGCACGCTGGGCGAGGAACTGCTGGAACCCACCCGCGTCTACGCCGCAGACTGCCTGGACCTGGCCCGCGCCTTCCCGGTGAACAGCGCCAACGCCGTGCACGGCTTCAGCCACGTCACCGGCGGCGGCCTGGCCGCCAACCTGGCCCGCGTGCTGCCGCAGGGCCTCGTGGCCACCGTGGACCGCGCCACCTGGGAACTGCCGGCCATCTTCAAGCTGGTCTCCGAGCTGGGCAACGTGCCGCTGGCTGACCTGGAGCGCACCCTGAACCTCGGCGTAGGCATGGTGGCCATCGTGTCCGCCGAAGCTGCCGACGCCGCCGTGGCCCGCCTCAACGACCGCGGCGTGCCGTCCTGGATCATGGGCACTGTCACCGCGGACTCGGATTCCATCCTCAAGACCGGTCCGGACTACGTCCAGGGCGCCAAGGGTGTGGACGGCGGCGCCGTCCGCTTGGTCAACGCCTACGCATAA
- the purF gene encoding amidophosphoribosyltransferase, whose amino-acid sequence MARGDGKLSHDLLPDEKGPQDACGVFGVWAPGEEVAKLTYYGLYALQHRGQESAGIATSDGKRINVYKDMGLVSQVFDETTLNTLTGHLAVGHCRYSTTGASHWANAQPTLGATSTGTVALAHNGNLTNTAELNAMIMERNGGQLSGEMKQGNTSDTALVTALLEGEEGKSLEQTAMELLPKIKGGFCFVFMDEGTLYAARDTYGIRPLVLGRLERGWVVASEQSALATVGASFIREIEPGEFIAIDEDGVRSKRFAEATPAGCVFEYVYLARPDAAIAGRSVYESRVEMGRQLARENTQDADIVIPVPESGTPAAVGYAEESGIPFAHGFVKNSYVGRTFIQPSQTLRQLGIRLKLNALESVIRGKRVVVVDDSIVRGNTQRAIVRMLREAGAASVHIKISSPPVKWPCFYGIDFASRAELIANGATIEEISQAIGADSLAYISEDGMINATMQPRERLCTACFTGQYPIALPGADKLGKNLLERTDLGGLTPSPSALPGATAALAIDDEQDPSEKAGATGCDPGPDAEFENLLTDEDHVPAIHHEATTPGADKKESV is encoded by the coding sequence GTGGCACGCGGCGATGGAAAACTTTCTCATGATCTTCTCCCTGACGAAAAGGGACCTCAGGACGCTTGTGGCGTTTTCGGGGTCTGGGCGCCAGGTGAAGAAGTAGCAAAACTAACCTATTACGGGCTGTATGCATTGCAGCACCGCGGTCAGGAGTCGGCTGGAATAGCTACCAGTGACGGCAAGCGGATCAACGTCTATAAGGACATGGGCCTCGTTTCCCAGGTCTTCGACGAGACCACGCTGAACACCCTGACCGGGCACCTGGCGGTGGGACACTGCCGCTACTCCACCACCGGAGCCAGCCACTGGGCCAACGCCCAGCCCACCCTCGGCGCCACCAGCACCGGCACGGTTGCCCTGGCGCACAACGGCAACCTGACCAACACGGCCGAGCTCAACGCCATGATCATGGAACGCAACGGCGGCCAGCTCAGCGGCGAAATGAAGCAGGGCAACACCTCGGACACCGCCCTGGTCACGGCACTGCTCGAAGGCGAAGAGGGCAAGAGCCTCGAACAGACCGCCATGGAGCTGCTGCCGAAGATCAAGGGCGGCTTCTGCTTCGTGTTTATGGACGAGGGCACCCTCTACGCGGCACGCGATACCTACGGCATCCGCCCGCTTGTCCTGGGCCGGCTGGAGCGCGGCTGGGTGGTTGCCTCCGAGCAGTCCGCCCTGGCCACCGTGGGCGCCAGCTTCATCCGTGAAATCGAGCCCGGCGAATTCATCGCCATCGACGAGGACGGCGTGCGTTCCAAGCGCTTCGCGGAGGCGACGCCGGCCGGCTGCGTTTTCGAATACGTCTACCTCGCCCGTCCGGACGCCGCCATCGCGGGACGCTCCGTGTACGAGTCCCGTGTTGAGATGGGCCGCCAGCTGGCCCGCGAAAACACCCAGGACGCGGACATCGTCATCCCGGTCCCGGAGTCCGGCACCCCGGCCGCCGTGGGCTACGCCGAGGAATCCGGCATCCCCTTCGCGCACGGCTTCGTCAAGAACTCCTATGTGGGCCGCACATTCATCCAGCCCTCGCAGACCTTGCGCCAGCTAGGCATCCGGCTCAAGCTGAACGCCCTCGAGTCCGTGATCCGCGGCAAGCGCGTGGTGGTGGTGGATGACTCGATCGTCCGCGGCAACACCCAGCGCGCCATCGTGCGGATGCTCCGCGAGGCCGGCGCCGCGTCCGTCCACATCAAGATTTCCTCCCCGCCGGTCAAATGGCCGTGCTTCTACGGCATCGACTTCGCCTCACGGGCGGAGCTGATCGCCAACGGGGCCACCATCGAGGAAATCTCCCAGGCCATCGGCGCCGATTCCCTCGCGTACATCTCCGAAGACGGCATGATCAACGCGACCATGCAGCCGCGGGAGCGCCTCTGCACCGCCTGCTTCACCGGCCAGTACCCCATCGCGCTTCCGGGCGCGGACAAACTTGGAAAGAACCTGCTGGAGCGCACCGACCTCGGCGGCCTCACGCCGTCGCCCTCTGCCCTCCCCGGCGCAACGGCCGCGCTCGCGATCGACGACGAGCAGGACCCGTCGGAGAAGGCCGGCGCCACCGGCTGCGATCCGGGACCGGACGCCGAGTTCGAGAACCTCCTCACCGACGAAGACCACGTGCCCGCGATCCACCACGAAGCCACCACCCCCGGCGCTGACAAGAAAGAGTCCGTATGA
- a CDS encoding ATP-binding protein encodes MTEVLAQRSFRGLSTAEAIEAVHNELDGLWADAPFVQAMDQMTFTTAVIESASNIVQHAQPAKAQKPVELGVDISVQPRLLQARVSAFFAKPPFGPMEPGIPGDDSESGRGLALIEALVTTVTFERQDGTNTWILSRTSQP; translated from the coding sequence ATGACTGAGGTCCTGGCGCAGCGGAGCTTCCGGGGACTGTCCACTGCCGAGGCCATCGAAGCCGTCCACAACGAGCTGGACGGCCTCTGGGCGGACGCCCCGTTCGTCCAGGCCATGGACCAGATGACGTTCACCACGGCGGTGATCGAGTCCGCGTCCAACATCGTCCAGCACGCGCAGCCGGCCAAGGCACAGAAACCGGTGGAGCTGGGAGTGGACATCAGTGTCCAGCCCAGGCTCCTGCAGGCCCGGGTCAGCGCCTTCTTCGCCAAGCCCCCGTTCGGTCCCATGGAGCCGGGAATCCCCGGCGACGATTCCGAGTCCGGCCGCGGCCTGGCACTCATCGAGGCGCTGGTCACCACCGTGACCTTCGAACGGCAGGACGGCACCAACACCTGGATCCTGTCCCGGACGTCACAGCCCTGA
- a CDS encoding STAS domain-containing protein, translating into MEFSYEVKDSYAEVRADGRLNMVSAPKLREFVTDVIAGGSSRIVVNLENTAFMDSSGLGALIGCLKAARQAGGDLRIAAVQPQVKMVLELTSMDRVLTAYASADEAFRND; encoded by the coding sequence ATGGAGTTTAGTTACGAGGTCAAGGATTCGTACGCGGAGGTCAGGGCGGACGGGCGGCTGAACATGGTGTCCGCGCCCAAGCTGCGCGAATTCGTCACCGATGTGATCGCCGGCGGTTCCTCGCGGATCGTGGTGAACCTGGAGAACACGGCGTTTATGGATTCCTCCGGACTCGGCGCGCTGATCGGTTGCCTCAAGGCCGCCCGTCAGGCCGGCGGGGACCTTCGCATCGCAGCGGTGCAGCCGCAGGTGAAAATGGTGCTCGAGCTGACCAGCATGGACAGGGTGTTGACTGCCTACGCCTCCGCCGATGAGGCGTTCCGCAATGACTGA
- a CDS encoding VOC family protein, which translates to MPGTSSSPSYRHGEPCWADVQTRDVEAAKAFYAAVFGWTFKDLPTPDGRSYAQAFVGEDLVAVVAPQNPHQESLGAHAHWNIYFAAEDAGALAEEVPHAGGEVQFGPEEVADTGVMVFVDPPGGGTTGVWQPGTHTGSGRYNEAGALSWTELLTPEPRAAVGFFQQLFGHEVTEYPQDDGGTYSTLMVNGAEVAGIVVAEGPARWQIYFGVTDVADAVQRAVAAGRKC; encoded by the coding sequence ATGCCAGGAACCTCCTCATCCCCCAGCTACCGCCACGGTGAACCGTGCTGGGCTGATGTCCAGACCCGGGACGTGGAAGCAGCCAAGGCCTTCTACGCAGCGGTGTTCGGGTGGACCTTTAAGGACCTTCCCACACCCGATGGCCGCAGCTATGCCCAGGCCTTCGTAGGGGAGGATCTGGTGGCCGTGGTGGCGCCGCAGAATCCGCACCAGGAGTCTCTTGGCGCGCACGCCCACTGGAACATCTACTTCGCGGCGGAGGACGCCGGTGCGCTGGCCGAGGAGGTCCCCCACGCGGGCGGCGAAGTGCAATTCGGCCCTGAGGAAGTGGCGGACACCGGCGTGATGGTGTTTGTGGATCCTCCCGGCGGCGGGACCACCGGCGTGTGGCAGCCCGGGACGCACACGGGCTCCGGCCGATACAACGAGGCGGGTGCGCTGTCCTGGACGGAGCTGCTGACCCCCGAGCCGCGGGCCGCCGTCGGGTTTTTCCAGCAGCTGTTCGGCCACGAGGTGACCGAGTATCCCCAGGACGACGGCGGCACGTACAGCACGTTGATGGTGAACGGCGCGGAGGTGGCCGGAATAGTCGTGGCCGAGGGGCCCGCCAGGTGGCAGATCTACTTCGGCGTCACCGACGTGGCCGATGCGGTGCAGAGGGCTGTGGCGGCGGGGCGGAAGTGCTGA
- a CDS encoding SpoIIE family protein phosphatase, which yields MPSMPEPRRAVVIEDDPDIRGLLVRILVKQGFEVTQAEAGLPGVEEVRRAKPDLITLDLNLPDLDGLEVCKLLREFSDAFIVMLTARADELDKLTGLDNGADDYISKPFSPRELQSRINALFRRRQPSIADTAVASELERATEVQQSLLPQEDLRVDGYDVAGDFRPSRSVGGDFYDWYRTPEGLHLTFADAMGKGMGAALIAATVRAVMRSTGQRQDLDAAFASASKTIAADLDSSNSFVTLFHARLDAASGVVSYVDAGHGLALHVTAEGSAHRLPSGGPPVGAWAGSAWPQSAVGLAPGDSLVVVSDGVLDVFDSVEKFTEAVLAAAHGQGSAQSASDAIMALAPAETAEDDVTVVVVRRLPEPAMV from the coding sequence GTGATTGAGGACGATCCGGACATCCGTGGCCTTCTTGTCCGGATCCTGGTCAAGCAGGGTTTCGAGGTCACGCAGGCCGAGGCCGGTCTTCCCGGCGTGGAGGAGGTCCGCCGCGCCAAGCCGGATCTGATCACCCTGGACCTGAACCTCCCGGACCTGGACGGGCTCGAAGTCTGCAAACTCCTGCGTGAATTTTCGGACGCCTTCATCGTGATGCTCACCGCCCGCGCCGACGAACTGGACAAGCTCACGGGCCTGGACAACGGCGCCGATGACTACATCAGCAAACCGTTCAGCCCCCGCGAACTTCAGTCCAGGATCAACGCCCTGTTCCGCCGCCGGCAACCGTCCATCGCGGACACTGCCGTGGCGAGCGAGCTGGAACGCGCCACCGAGGTCCAGCAAAGCCTGCTGCCCCAGGAGGACCTCCGGGTGGACGGGTACGACGTCGCCGGCGACTTCCGCCCCTCCCGCAGCGTGGGCGGGGACTTCTACGACTGGTACCGCACGCCCGAGGGCCTGCACCTGACGTTCGCCGATGCCATGGGCAAGGGCATGGGCGCGGCGCTCATCGCAGCCACCGTCCGGGCAGTCATGCGGTCCACGGGACAGCGCCAGGACCTCGACGCGGCCTTCGCATCCGCCAGCAAAACCATCGCGGCGGACCTGGATTCCTCCAACTCGTTTGTCACCCTCTTCCACGCCCGGCTGGACGCTGCATCCGGCGTCGTCAGCTATGTCGACGCCGGCCACGGACTGGCGCTGCACGTCACCGCCGAAGGGTCGGCGCACCGTCTTCCCAGCGGCGGCCCGCCCGTGGGGGCCTGGGCCGGGTCCGCCTGGCCGCAGTCCGCCGTCGGCCTGGCCCCGGGAGACTCCCTGGTGGTGGTCAGCGACGGTGTCCTGGACGTCTTCGACTCTGTGGAGAAGTTCACCGAGGCAGTCCTCGCTGCCGCCCATGGCCAGGGTTCCGCGCAGTCCGCCAGCGACGCCATCATGGCTTTGGCTCCTGCCGAAACCGCTGAGGATGACGTCACTGTAGTTGTGGTGCGCCGCTTGCCTGAGCCAGCCATGGTATGA
- a CDS encoding DUF3073 domain-containing protein, translating to MGRGRQKAKATKQARDIKYYSPNTDYSALQRELKGPEGRATSHFANDPVEPDYSAYVDKYADDLEEDDDEIDTRRIG from the coding sequence ATGGGGCGCGGCCGTCAAAAGGCAAAAGCTACCAAGCAGGCTCGGGATATTAAGTACTATTCCCCGAACACTGACTATTCGGCCCTTCAGCGCGAGCTCAAAGGTCCTGAAGGTCGTGCCACGAGCCATTTCGCGAATGACCCGGTTGAACCGGACTATTCGGCTTATGTGGATAAGTACGCGGACGATTTGGAAGAAGACGACGACGAGATAGACACCCGTCGGATCGGCTAG